The sequence AGAGTTTCTTGATCAAGCTGATATGTCAAATTTGGAACTTTCTTCAACAGACCAGAAATGGTCTTAATACAAGTGCTGGATGCACAGAGCCCTTTTACTAAGGTATCCAGAGCACCCAGAGATATTTCTTGCCCCCAACTAGACATTTGATTCACCAGCATCATAGCATCTTTCATGTCTTTTTTCATGTAATCCTTACATATAGAAGTGTTAAAATCAGGAAGCATGGCATCATTAAGGACTTTATCAATAGCTCTCTCATACTCTTCCACATCTGCTGTATCCAGATAAAGCCCATTCCCAAGATTATCAAAAAATTCTGCTTTGTGAAATCTTATATCATTGTCTCTTCTGATTCTCACAGCAGAAGAATTGAGACCTAAGAATCTGAAAGCTCCAGAAAGTGGATCTCCTGAAGGCGATAGTTGGATCAAGCTACAATCTACCATCTTAGACACCACTGTGTTCACTTCATCAAATTGCCTAGCTTTACAAAACCCAGCTAAAAGAACCCTGAAAGTTGATATTTGCGGTTCTACTCCCTGATCTTCCATTTCTTGAAGAATGTCTTGGTAGTGCTTCCACATACCCTCCTTGAAAAGCCCACTAAGAATTGCATCATAGGAATATATATGGGGCTTTAGATTTCTTGACAGGATCTCTGAGAGATAAAAGAAGGCATCCTTCAGTTTTCCTTCGCGACACGCCCATCCAATCAAAATCCCAAATGTTATTCCATTCATATCAAAACCCAGTTGATCTAACTTCAGCAAGTACGAGTTCCCACTTGCAACACCAAACTGTCGACAGACAGACTGGATGAACTTATTGACTATGGTTACATCAGGCATAGAACAAATCTCGACAAAGAAACTCAGTAGATCATCATAATCTCGTTTATTACAATAACCAGAAGCAATAGAATCGAGGATTAAATAATTAGGTTCAATTCCAAAAACAAGAACCTTCTTAACCAGATTCCTAGCATCCTGAATTTTCGCATCAGCACATAACAGTCTGACAACACCCTCATATATACCCCCTTCAGATACATTCCTTCCAAAGCCAGCATCTATAGCATCAGCATAAATTTGAAATGCCAATTGTGTTTCATGCATTTGAATCAAAAACTCAAGTATAACCCCGTAACATGAAATCGATGGGTTTAAACCCCGCACCTTCATTCGATCATAACACGCAATAGCATTCTCTAATCGATAATCACCCACAAACACTTCAATTAAATAACTGTAGATCTCATGATTATCCAAGAAAACTCCTTGGCTATCCAACAAGGAATCCAAGCATTCAGCTTCCTTAAACAACCCGGCCCGAACAAGCATTGATGCAATAATCCTAGATGCCTTATCAAGATGCCTAAAGTCCCTAATTTGCTTACTAGCCCATATATAAATTCCccataaagattcaatctttttaACCTCAACCTCAAGAACTCCACTATCATTTTCAAAACCcaacaaaatttcaagaaaatcattgGGACTCAACACAGTAACTCTCCAAAATCTACGAACAGTTGCAGGGGAGATCTCAGATAACTTAAGAAGACAATCTTGAATGATGGGGTTGTACAAAATCTCACCTTTTTTATCCGAAAAGCTTAATTGGCTAGTATATATTGGTTTTGTAGAAGATGAAGAAAGTGGATGGAAGTATTGAAGTTGAAGTTTTCTGGGAAAAGAAGAAAGGTGAAAGAGAAGTGAATTAGCCTGTCTGTGTTTACGGAATTTAAGGAGAGCTTGAAGCATTCGACCGACGGCCGGGATGTGTCGGAGTTACAGGGACAACAGTCTACTAGTTCTGTTCTTGATGTACGATGTCGTTGTTGTTGGGCTTCTTCAAAGTTCTATGTTTGAGATTTGTGGCCTATGATGATGGGCTGTAAGGGGTGATAAAGCCCATCTTATAAGTTCAGCTTCCTTGCTTGTAGAAAAAGAGGATTTGGAATTGTTTTTCATTTCAAGGCATAACTGAAAGCATAACCTGTACTCATCGGCTTCATATGCACCCAGAGTACGCTGCAGCTTCTCCAGTTGTAAAAACCTCATGAACTTTCAGTTTACATCATGCCATTTTAAGTTAACAGTTAGTATATGTATTCAATTGAAATCTTTTTGCGAATTAATTgtgcaaaaataaaatttggcaGATTACTCCAAAGTTGTGTGAAGTCATATTTGGAACCTGAAGTTAATTTTGAACCAGCGAATCTGTAAAGTTACGTAAATTTCAAGTAGTTTTTAAACAGAAATCCTTAAAATGGCTATAAGTTGCACTTCACCTTGCTTTCCGTACTCACCACAAGCCTTTAATTCATATATGTTTAGCATTTGACTTAATACAGAGTTTAGAAAAAATGAATTTGATTTTGTATCATAAAGTCGGAGAAAATCGAGTCTTTGAGCAACAAGAAATAAAACCGAAAAGCATATACATCCTTTTTTGTATCTAATCATGCTTCGTTTTATATACATTCTAATGCAGTTAAATCCAAACATTAGAATCCTTTCTTATTTGTAAAAAGCTCATATGGTTTTGAAATTTGTTTTTATAgcatatttttgagccataactCTCATACCCGTCGAACATAATCCATCTCTTCTTGCTTCGGCACTAAAATTTTCCCTCATCTTTATGGTATAGTGAGAGGCCACAAGACAAGAGACATAACATCACATTTTCTACGTTATTGGGAGCCAAgtttaaaaagatcaaaataattaatgttaacGAGATactatgattcttagtagtcaaaCAGCCGTTCTTCGATcatcatacttatcataagccATAACGTAATTGGCATGTTCGTGACTCCTGTATATCTTCGAGAATGAAGTAATAAATTGCCTAACCACCGAGGTTTACCTTCTGATGTACGATAATGCCCTACAATTAGATTCTGTCGTCATTTGGATGTATTACATCCCAATCTTACGCAAGATATTAAGTTTAAATGGTTGTACGTACAAATACTTGATTAATAcatcaaaagaatacaaataaaaTGTACAATCAAAGATCTATTGGCATACAAAACAACTGGATCATACAGGGAGGGCACTTTGCTGCAACTGTTGTAGTTCCAGTCGAGAATCAAATCAATCCACCACCTAGAACAAGTTCCAGACCTGTGTACCCTCAACCAGGGGGAATTTAAAGAAAATGTACTAGGGATGGAGGGAAGAAACGTAACACAAAAATTATACAGTTCTCTATTTTAGCAACTTCTAACTTGACATGATCAGTTGTAGGATATCAACATCTCCTACTAAGCTAAACTTGGTGCAAGTACTTGCAGGAGATCAACTTCTCATACCGCATGATTTCATGTCTTTGCAAACAAGTACCCTCTCATAGTCTCGTATCATTAAACCGGCCTATTTTTCAAGACACAGCCAACCCACCACTCTCAATAAGAAAGAACAAATGATGGAGCATTGCATAAGGAGAAATAATGAAAGACAACAGCAAAAGAAGTAAACATACTGACTGTATCCAACAGAACAAAGAAGAGATGGCTTAACTTCAGATTGAAGCAGAGTTTGAAACAACATTCTCATCCAACAAACACAGAGTATGAGAGCATATTTTTGGTAAACTCCACTTAACATGCTGATTGCTTGCAATAAAGTAAGCACGTTATGATAAGAATGTGAGACTTACCATAAGATTTTTACCTGCTTCAATTAATTCCAACCCGTACCCCCAAAAGCTATCAGATTCCAGTGAAAGCCAGTGAAAATTATCACTGCATTTTGGTGAGTACTGATACATCTTGCACTACTAAATCATACATATAACTGCATTGAATATCCAGTGTCTACAGAGATGTATGCATATTGCATATTATCACAGATAATGAAGAAACATTTAGGCTTTCTAGTAATTAACATAGcaatacttcaaaaatattttgaaaggtCTCATAACCAAACATTGCACCATAATCAAAACCAGAAAGACGCTTGAAAATCGGCACCAGGTCTAAAGCATCAAATAGACATGTTCAACTAGCAGTAGATTCATACATATAATAATAAACCGAAAACAAGACATCAGGACACATGGCCGAGATTTCTGAGTTGAATTTGTCTATAGTACAACTACAAAAGGGAAGAAAGGATGAGGCCGCTGGCTACACAGGTTCTTGGAAGCATAAGAGTATGAGCTTGGAAGTATATGGTGTCAGGGCATGGCAAATTTCGATAGTAGGTAAGATCTTCGGATATGGTCCTGCTAAGGAAAACATCAAGGTAGGCAATGATATTTGATGTCCGCATTCATCTGGTCATCTGGTTTGGGCATGAGGCTTCATCAAAGGTGACAGTAGGCAGGCTTCAGGCTTCAGATACTCGGCTGTTTTAGCGAGGGAAAGGAAACAAAGGGAAAAATACCATTAGTTTCATAATTGGAAGATAGGTTAGGTCATCATACCAAAATGTTCAGAATTCTTGTATGATTGGGGCTAGGTATATAAAACTAGCGAATTAAATGAAAGATGCAATGCAATTGAACCATAATTCATGATCTACCTGTGGTTCTGTTACAAGCTCTAGTAACCATAACTTTTTCTCCGGGAAGCAGAGTTTTGCCTGGATGACCTGGTAACATGAACTTAACAATGAATATAATTGGAGAAGCAACTGTGACTTCTTTAGAGCAGTTGAAAGTAGAGAAGCTAAATAAGAAATCCTCTCCAACAGATGGGCAGAACAAAATCACCAATGACAAGTTCAAGCGCCGTTAGGTCAGACACATAAACAGGCAAGATCCTTATATGTAGTCAAAACATTAAGCTTCTTGATAAGCTAAACAATTAGAAAGAATGAAACTACGAGCTCATTCTTGTCTTTctttcaagatttcaagaaaatctaTAGGCAGAATGACCATAGTATCACACTGCATAGGACACCAAACCTACTCAAGACTGGTCAAAGGAAGGCAAGAGACTCACCCAGATCCACTGGAACGCCCATGGGAATATCCTTCTTTTGGATAAGCAGGGGAATATCCTTCATATGCTCCATACCCTACACTGCTAGTACTCTGCAAATGGAATTAGAAATCAATAACGAAAGCTGCACATAGACATTCCACAAAAGTAGTAGAAAGCAACCGAAACAAACAAATCCCACTTCTTCTGGAGAGCACTGCAACCTCCAAAAACTCCTTTCTACTAACCAATGAAACAAAATTTTACCTGGAGAGTACCATAACTTCCAAAACCATCAGCATGTGGAAGCTCACTAGTACCACCATACCCAGCTGAGTAGGAATGGTCACGTGCAGGTCTCCTAGTATCTCTGCTTTCATATTTCAAGGTATCTGAATCTGTTGACATTGGAAGGTAGGGGAGAACTGGCACAAAGGAAGACATGGAGCcctctttttcaaaaaaatttgccCTTAAACGTGATGTTACTTGCATGAGTGCATCCTTTGAAGCCTCGGGAtctcctgatatctgataaatATTGGAGGTATATACTTGGTTTCagttaagaaaaataacaaagcaAATTGGTCTTTTGTATAACCTCTTCAACAAAATAACACGTACCATGATAAATATAAGAGCATGAAAGAAATTCCAatataaatttgagaaaaacatgGTGACCAAGTATAATAGTATAAGTAACCAGGAGTGACAAGAAAGAAAAGGAACTACTACACAAAAGTTTGTTTGCATCAGCGTTCTTTTTTCCCTCTTTGGAGGTTTAATTTTGGGGAACAGTGGGTACAGCAGAGGAATAGGAAAAACTAATAGGGAAAAGGACAAACCCAGTGAAACAATAGTTCCATTCATGCAGACCCCTTTCCCCAAAGCTAATCAAGAACAGATGTGTATCCAAAGGCAAAAGCACCATATGATTTTCAGATATGTCAACATCCACAACAGAGACCCCTCATTCAAATTGTATATTTGTACTCCAGTAGCCGGATTTCGAAAGAGAGGAGGAAGAAACCACTgaccttttttcccttttaatcAGTGAGGGATATCCTTGACATAAACAAAGTGCCCAATTAGTATTAACAATGCATTACCTGTACCATCTCATCATCTTCAGATGCAACCTTCGGAAGGTCTTCCTTCGAGAGGATGCGGATATTAGCTTTCGTGATTTTCCTCATCTCATTAATAATGGATCCTCCTTTCCCAATAAGACAGCCAATTCGAGAAGCTGGAACCAGCAACCTTGTGGTGAATGATATAAGACCTGAATCCCGTTCCACTTCCTCACGACACCTTGGTTGCAAGCGCAGTGCTGCTTCAATTGTGGGAGAATACGTATCCTCAAAGAACTAGACAAAGCATAAAACCACATTTTTACTAAGATGACAAAAATCCTCAAGCTGCATATTCCAATAAACATCCATTTAATAGAAAACACTTACCTCTTTTGCAGAAATAGAAATCACACAATTGTCACCTTCAGCATTAGAGCTATCAACCTTGATCACTGCACCAGAATCTTGTCTAATTTGGTTTATTATGACACCACCTTTGCCAATAACACCTCCGATATTTGCAGTAGGACACACTAAACGAAGAGAAAACTCCTTTGAAGATGTTTCATCCCTTGGAGCTGAGTAGAAAGAACTTGACCAGTCACCACTCTCTCCTTTGTAACCACCATACGGCCCCACTAGTGGAGCTATTCCCACTATTGGAGCACCACCAGCAGAACCAATAAGTGAACTACGCGAAGAGTAGACAGTTGGTGGATCGGAAGCTAGAATGTGTTGAGTACGGGATGGATTATTGTGAAGACGAGTTGCAATTTCATACAGAGCCTTCCTCACTACAGCAACTTCACCAGATACCTAAAATCAAGAAACCAACAACCAGATGAGCAGCGACGTCAATTCagcaaaaattattttataactcCACATCGCTAAGCGCA comes from Capsicum annuum cultivar UCD-10X-F1 chromosome 2, UCD10Xv1.1, whole genome shotgun sequence and encodes:
- the LOC107858739 gene encoding KH domain-containing protein HEN4; translation: MAGRRDSYGKRSHSQSDYSENGGNKRRNTRNDKDPFSIGPDDTVYRYLCPVKKIGSIIGKGGEIVKQLRVDTKSKIRIGETVPDCDERVVTIYSLSEETNEFDGTEDRVCPAQDALFRVHDKIVSEDTTDEASEEASQITVKLLVPSDQIGCIIGKGGQIVQDIRSETGAQIRILKDKHLPTCALNSDELVQVSGEVAVVRKALYEIATRLHNNPSRTQHILASDPPTVYSSRSSLIGSAGGAPIVGIAPLVGPYGGYKGESGDWSSSFYSAPRDETSSKEFSLRLVCPTANIGGVIGKGGVIINQIRQDSGAVIKVDSSNAEGDNCVISISAKEFFEDTYSPTIEAALRLQPRCREEVERDSGLISFTTRLLVPASRIGCLIGKGGSIINEMRKITKANIRILSKEDLPKVASEDDEMVQISGDPEASKDALMQVTSRLRANFFEKEGSMSSFVPVLPYLPMSTDSDTLKYESRDTRRPARDHSYSAGYGGTSELPHADGFGSYGTLQSTSSVGYGAYEGYSPAYPKEGYSHGRSSGSGSSRQNSASRRKSYGY